The Argentina anserina chromosome 5, drPotAnse1.1, whole genome shotgun sequence genome includes the window GAGATATCCAACACTGGAACAATTAGCCCTCGCGCTCATCGTAGCAGCCAGGCGACTGGGCCACTACTTCCAAGCTCATAGCATCCACGTACTTACAAACCAGCCTCTCAAACAAGTACTACAGAATCCAGATCATTCCGGGCGACTCAGCAAGTGGGCTATCGAGCTGACAGAATTCGACATCGAATACAAGCCACGACCCGCCATAAAAGAACAAGCCGTAGTCGATTTTATTGCAGAAATGATCCCCCGAGATACGACGGAAGTGGTACCATATGATGTCATCAACCCCATCAAGATTTCGCCATGGAACTTGCATGTAGATAGCTCCAGCTGCGCCAAATCTAGCGGAGCGGGGATCATCTTGAGCGGACCGGGGGGACTCGAACTCGAGTATGCTTTAAAATTCAACTTTGATGCCTCCAACAATGTAGCAGAGTACGAAGCACTGATTGCAGGACTACAGTTGGCCCTCAGCACGGGTGCCACAAGCATCAATGTGTATAGTCACTCTCAGCTCGTAGTCAATCAAATCATCGGGTCCTTCACTGCCAAAGATGAGCAATTAGCAGCCTACCTGGCGTACGCCACAACGCTGTTAAAGCGATTTGAATTCTATCATATCAATCAAATACCAAGGGCCAATAACGCAAGGGCGGATTCCTTAGCAAGACTCGCCACGGCGCAGCCACACCAATGCCACAAGGATACCAGGGTCGAAGTTCTCCACCATCCTTCCATCTACCAGACCTTGCAACAGGTATGCCAGGTAGAGCGCGACCAAGCCTTATGGATGGATGAGATAATAGCATTCAAGCATAACGGCAGGCTACCCGAAGACGAGACTATGGCAAAGCAACTAAGGAGGCGAGCGGTAAGGTATTATCTGCGGTATAACACGCTCTATCGCCAAGGTCTGCTGAATGCCGAACTTAGATGCGTCACAGCCAAAGAAGGCAAGCAAATCTTGAACGAAATCCACAACGGTGATTGTGGCAACCATTACGGCAGCCATGCATTGGCTGCAAAGACACTCCGCACAAGATATTATTGGCCCACACTAGCCTCCGATGCACAGGAGCTCGCCAGATCTTGCCACAAATGTCAAATTCATGGACCCATACCACGCCTACCCTCAGAACCGCTATCTTACATAGTCAGCCCGTGGATCAACTGCCTTTGGGGAATAGACCTAATTGGCCCGCTTCCCGTCGGGAAATGCCAATTCAAGTGGGTCATTGTGTGCATcgattatcattccaaatggatTAAGACTGCACCCTTGACGGCCATTACAACCGAGAAGGTCCAAAACTTCCTGCAACGCAACATCTTCTACCGCCACGGTACGCCGGAGTCTATCATCACAGATAACGGCACACAATTCAATAACGATCACCTCATCACATGGTGCAAGGCAAGAGGGACTAAGCTCAAATTCGCATCCGTAGCACATCCCAAAACCAATGGGCAAGTAGACGCCCGCTAACAAGTTGATCAAAGGCCTCCTTAGGAAAAGCTGGATGAAGCCAAAAGACTTTGGCCCGAAAAACTCGACGAAGTGTTATGGGCAATCCGTACCACACCAACAGAAGCCACGGGCGAAACTCCTTTTTGTCTAATGTACGGCACGGAAGCAGTCCTTCCCATCGAAGTAATTCAGCCAACACAACGAGTTTCGCTTTTCGACCCCGACACCAATTCGGAAAATATGCAAATTGATAAAGATCTCTTGGAAGAGAAGTGCATCGCAGCGCACCGTCATAACATTCAGAACAaacggcgcgtagcacgcttCTACAACTCCAGAGTCAAGAGTAGGACACTCCAATTAGGCGACTGGGTCCTAAAAAAGGTACTTAGTCATTTCCGCGGATGATTTGAAGGCAGCCACTGCGCTGGATGCAGCCTCATTCCGCTACGCGGGTTTTTTCAACTTCGCTTCCTCGCTCATCCGCCTTACGAGCTCCTCAGCCTCTGCAAGAGCAGATTGTGCCGCATCTCTCTCCGCGGCCATCTCCTGGGCAAGCGACTCGGCCACCACCCGACAGGCAACCTCCTGCCGAAGGTCCTCCTGGAGGTTCGCCGCATTTTCCAACTTGGCCTTAGCATTGGCCAAGTCGTTCTCTAGCAGTAAGACCCTTGTCGCGTGACTGCTGTCCCGTTCAACCACTTCGGCGAGATGGCGTTGCGCCTCCAGAGCATCCCGCTCCGCGTCGAGCAGGTTGAACACCATATTTATTTGCCGTTCTCATCGCAGCTAGACCGAGTGGACTCCGCAGGTCCAAACCAGACCCTTTAGGCCGCCTCAACTCTCCGAGCCCGGCGTGCTGGCTGAGTAAAACCAACTTCTCCAGCTCCGGAGCCCCCAGCTGGCTCAAAAGACTATGGTCCAACGCGGACAGATCCTCGAAGACCCGAGATTCTATAAAGGTGAAAGGCGCCACATGCGTAGTCCTCTGTCTCTTAGGAGGCGGAGCTTCTACCATCACATCTTCCACATCTTCGGCCCACTCCTTCTGCAGATCCACGACTTGCGGGGAATCCTCGACCCGCTTCGCCGAGGCATTCATCTTTTTCGTGGATGTCGCCACCTTCTTGAATATAATGCGTCACAACATCGTTACCGCTAGTCCTTCAGTATCCGGCGTTACGTCGGGATCTTTCTGCTGCAGAAATCTTGCGTAGCAGATGCGCTCCGATTTCTCAAAATTCCTGTTCACCGAGAGCATCGTAGCTGCACACATAACATCAGATTAATACGCCATAAACAAAGAATAGAATACTGAAGAGCGTAGCACTTTTACTTACGATGGCGACGTAGTAATCCTTGCTCAAACAAGAGTTACGAGTTCGTCAATACCTTCAAATCGTGGACTAAGTCCTCACCTTGGCACCTCCAAAGGTATGTCACACGATTTACTCGATCAACTTCTCGCTCCGACAACACCAACCTCCTTCCAGCTacgcaacaaaaaaaaggtagCGTCAACAAACAGTTattccgtagcaacaaaatttaGTAAAGCATCGAACCCTACAATTAATGGCTTGAAACTGCGAGGGAATACGCCTCTTTGGGAGATACTCTACCCCGTTAATGCGCCTATATTCCCATCCCCTCTCTACTATGAAGCTGTTTGTTCTCCAGTTCGCCTCCGAGGTGGGCCAGTTCTCTAAAACCTGGTATTCACTGCGCTCATCCCGCCTCACAAATCGCGCGGACCCTCCATTACCATTGCGCTGGTTATAATCCACCTTGAAGAAATGGAGCACTTCCGCCGCAGTAGGAGCCGAACACCCTGAGAGGTAGAAGAGTGAGCAGAGACCGAGAAGGACTCGCCACATGTTGTAGCTGACTTGACCAAAAGCCAAGCCAAACTCCGCCACAAGACACTGTAGGCGAGGATCTAACGGTAACTCCACCCCAAGCCGTAGTACAGAGGGACTTACTAGCGCGTACCCGTTAGGCAACATAGAACCAAATTCACCACGCCGAATTGCACGGGCGACGATCACGGCAGGCAACTTAAACTCCTCCACGTAGCCATTCACTGCGGCGGAGTCAGCTCCATGCGGTTCTTCCACCTCCGACCTATGTACTCCGCCATCTAACCAACGCCTTACAGGCGCTAGGCTCAGTGTTCGGCCTGAAGTGCTAGTCCCCGAAGCACTCGCGATACGCTCTGACACGCCTTGATCTTGTCCCAGAGCGAGATCCACGTCAATTTCTCCAATCTCCTCACGTTGTGACTCCATGGTGCTTGACGACTCTCGTGTCCTAGTTCGCTAGCACTCTTGCAAAGACAGCGGTACGATCTTGGAGACGCAAGCCGTTTCCACCACTACGCCGCACCAAACCCAAGTAGTTGGCCTCCAAGTCACTTGTCCACGACCAAGAAGATGACGACGCGGACCAACTTCCTTCTGCAGACGCGGAATCGCTGTCAGTTAGTATATTTATCCTAGGCATTACGCCGCAGCAAGCAACACCGAAGTCAAAGGCGAACAACCTAGAACTAGAAGTCAGAAAGTTAGTCAGATCTATCCTACGAACCTCGCAAGAACGAGTTTGAAGAACATggagaacatgaagaacatgaagaacatcAAACCCAGTTAACGGCGAAAACCCATCCGCACCGCCCGTATAAACACCCCACTTTGCCGGAAAACACCAATCCAAAGATCAAACAGACCCAAAACCCATAAATCTGTCGgaaaaacccaaacccaaaaccacTGATTTACcctataaacacaaacctacCAACAAACAACCAAAGCCACAGTCGTATAAAGGAGATTCAGATCAGAAACATACCTCAAAAAACCGATTCACACAAAAATCCCGATGAGTTTCTTCCAAACGCGAAGGGGAACAGACGAGAGCAAAAGAGAGGGAATGAGAGAATTTAGATTTCGAAAACTTGGATCTGTCGATAATGACAGCCATTCTATCCCTTTCACCCCTTTATACTAAATTCCACCTCACATCTCGCCCGTTGATTTCTCACAAGCATCCCTTAACCGTCAGATCCAGAAAACCGTTACTCACATCTTAGCCGTCGACCCAAGAGACATCGCTCTAGATCTCGCCACGTGGCATgagttaccgaggcaacgtttcGGTTACACACGCCTTAATTACATGCAATAACTGTCTTCTTGGATAACGTCACCCCACGAATTTGAATCGTTCACGAAACATCCGCCCAATGCATGTACGACACGTGCTGCCCACAGCGCGAATGGCGCTGCTCTCAACCTACAaacactacgctcaaagatagtgatgaaagacgtcctacgcgtaagaattgactacgctatgacagacgcactacgctcaaagatagcgatgaaagacgtcctacgcgtaagaattcactacgctatgacagacgcactacgctcaaagataacGATGAAAGACGTCATATGCGTAAGAATTCACTACGCTATGACAAATGcattacgctcaaagatagcgatgaaagacgtcctacgtgtAAGAATTCAATACGCTATAACGGACGCATTAAGCTCAAGGATAGCGATGAAAGACGTCCCACGCGCAAGCAttcactacgctatgacggacgcactacgctcaaagagcGATCAAACGTACTACACAAAACATGACTCGGCTACGACAGAGGCACTAAAACCAACCAATAATACCCAAAGAGGTTCGACACGGCTCATTACACCATCAACCAACTCGGCATTCCTTAACCGGGGAGTGGGGGGACTACGAGAGGGTCAGTGAGACCCATTGCTGATTATGGCAAAACGCTCAAATATTAACTCCCCAGTCATGAAATCACCTCCCTAGACTGGGAACTTGGGGggacttgttggcataggctaatgcccgccataatcagcacaactatcagcGCATTAAGGCTAATGTATAGCACAGTCTTACAATACTAATAGCAAGTCAGCCGTACTAGCTACGCAATGGGCCTCCCCGCGGTCCAAACTAACTACGGACGCGCGCCCTCACGTGCATCTCAAAGAAGACGCCAGAGAACAcattaatcggacgtcgtcccaCATCGAAAGATAGAtaaatgatctacctcaactcaacaataaaaggtcaaactcttgacctcataaggtaagtaCACTAAACCCCCTACTGtaactctgcataaattaccaCCATCCTAACTTAAGcgtcggagagttgaagaccacgccgccgtggtctctaCTGTGACGACGTGTGCCATTTGTGACAGGGAAAAGACAGAAGTACGGCGTATCACATCCACAAGGAACACGGCGTACTAAACCGGGTGTGATCACCACATCAACAGGTATGTTGCCtacaatattaaatttaaaccCTCATTTTTTCGATTGTATTGtagttatatatttatatttataattttttttcaaataagtaaaaaaaaaagggggaaaccccaaaaattcaatatggcaattttagtttaattcagtttttaaaaaaaattaaagaaaaaaacgaaccgaaccgattggTTCAATTTTCGGTGTTGCATGTTTAAAAACCATGAACTGAATCGAAGTTCAAATTCAGTTCAGTTCCATATTCATGtctaaaaccgaaccgaatggacCGAAGTCCACCCCTAGTACTACGAATAGGCCTCAGGCCGCCTGGGGTTAGTGATGGAGGCTTCAGATAACATTGAGGTCAAGTCTTCGACTTGGAAGATGGTTGCTATGAAGAAGCTAAAGTGTAGGATCCAAAATATGTTTTTGAGCCTGAGTTAACGGCAGAGGCTCCAATGTTGAGTGTGTTGCATATGATTCTCATATGGAGGTTGTGAATGATGCAGTGATAGAGACTCTCATCTCTCCTCAAGCGGAATCGATTTTTTAAATCTCAGGGAATGTCTAAGTTGGTGTGGTGTACCTTTTACTATTTATTTTACATTTGTTTAGACTTATTATTTAAAATGCTATAAACTTTTTGAGAAAATAAGTAGATCACGGTCATATTAGCTAATTTTGTCTAGACTTTAAAATGAATGAATAACTCTATATTATCTTAATTATCTTTACTAAATAATATTGATCGACATTTTGATCGGAAAAAACTACAATTTTTGTCTTTTCCTACAGTCTGGATCTCCTTTAACTCCAGGAATAATTAGCACGCCAATGGATTGATGAGACCTTCATTATGAAGAACAATTACATTTGAAATGCAAACTAATTCATAGTCTAATAAAAGGGAATAATGCTTGTGGTCCAATTTGGGGAAGAACGTAGAAGAACTAATAAGAAACCTGACACGCCATACCAAGTTGGTACAGTGAGTCCACATCAACACGTGGCGACGACTATTTTGTCTTCTTTTAACTCTGAACCGTACGGAAAAGATAAAAGAATGAACCCTTCGTACGGACAACATTTAAGAAAACGGAAAACTAATTTTTTACCGTGCCCCGAATTTTACGTGCAACACCCCTGGTCCGAATATTTACCGGCAACCGACAGGAATGTTCGATGTTCACGATGGCAAGCACCTCTTTGCCGTCCCGAAGAGCCACTGACCACCGAGGTCGTCAGTCACTTTTACCCCACGTGTCGGCACGGCACGCGTGGCACGAAGCTTTGTGTTGCCTCCAACTTTCCACATTGGGTGAATCAAATGAGTGAGTGGCCTCACATGTGGTGGGCATCTATTCCCCTATTTCCCCTAGCTAGTCTATTATTtactaaaatttactaaaacgAGCAAGACTTTCAGATTGGGTTATGGCCTCCTTTCCTCTTTTACTTTCTTAAAATTCCTACAAAAGCAAACACACCCTTCGTTTCATACCATAGGGTTCTCCTTACACTTTGAGCTATAGCTCATTCCAAAAAGCAAGTAGGGCAAACCAATCAGTTCTCTCTTCCCTTCCCTATCTATATTCTCCACCTCATTTTCTCCTCTGCAGATTTTAGGGTTTCTGTGGATTTTCTTTGCCTTGTTTGCTCCCTTTATATTTTGGGAAGTCTTTGGTTTCTTGCTTTGGTCTCTCTCTTCTGATTGGTCAGATCAGCTTGACCGATCTGTCAGTCTTGacttgagatttttttttccggctGAAAATGGTTAGGGGGAAGACTCAGATGAAGCGGATAGAGAATGCGGCGAGCCGGCAAGTGACCTTCTCGAAGCGAAGGAATGGGCTGCTGAAGAAGGCCTTTGAGCTCTCGGTTCTCTGCGATGCCGAAGTTGCACTCATCATTTTCTCCAACAGAGGGAAGCTGTTTGAGTTTTCCAGCTGTTCTAGGTACACTTCATGAATTAAGCCCTTCGTGTTTTATTGCCAGAAATTGAAGAATAGTAACAATTGAATTGGGCACGCACCCAGATCATTTATTGTCAATTAATTTTGTTATCAGGTTTTGCTTTTTAGATTCATTAAAGCtgtttatatattttggtAGTGCAGCAGTGAATGATTATATGGGTAAGTACCAGTTCTACGTACTGCTTTAAACGTATAAGGGGTTCTTAAAAGCTGCATAAGATCTTACCCCTCTTTCTGCACTCAGATTGTCTGTGGGTTATGTCTTCTGGTTGAGATTTATTTGGGGTTCTCTCACTGTCCTAATCTTATGATTCTTATCAAGTTCCATATCAGTATAGTTTTTCAGAGCTCCCAAGCTAGCTGTTAACATCGAACTACAGCTTAATTATACACTGAGACACTGAGacactgagagagagagagagagagagagagagagagagagagagagagagagagagagagaggacaaATTAATAAAGCGTGTCAGTTTATGGAAATTATCATATCCTGATTTACTGGTTAAGATCAAATATATAGAACAGTTTCGATCTGCTTAAGTGCACTCCTTTATAAAGTCAACGTTTTGGTAAGATATGAGatatagaaatcatagaataTCCAGAGCTAGGTGTTAATGTATTTGGAAATTGTGTTTATAAATTCAGATCATATATAGTTCAGCTAACAACCCAAGGTGAAAAACTGAAAGTACTGATAGAAGATAATAAAATCGATCTGGAACTGGCTGTTTCACAATCTGATTATCTGAAGCACTATTTCTTAGAAAAAGGCTGAATGCACGAGTTCCTTGTCATGCTCTTTTGAAATGCTATTAGATATATACAGTACTTGCTAGCTGTACATAACCTTCTATATATTACCAAATCAGTTAAGTTTATATAGCTTTTATTTGTCAGTAACATGTTCTATTAGTGCAAAACAAAACTCGTTTTTTTCACCTAACACACTGTCTAGTAATTAAGATATTGATATAGATTAGGCAAAAGAAAACAACCATGATATGATCAAGAGAAGCATATTTGGCAGAATACTTTAACCATACAATGATCTCTTCTGTAATCAAAAGTACGTTAGGAACATTAATCCGTTTGTTAACTTGGTACGAAGTTTTGGTTACTGAGTTGAAAGAGAAGCCTATATGTAGGCAAAATATTTGGTTACTGAACCACGTACTCATTTTTCATTTGAATTAGTACTTTGTACAAATGGATATATTGCTTTGTCAAATGAATACATGGTTTAGAATTAAGCATGCATGGGGTGTGCAGATAGTGGACTAGTGGAGATTGTAAGTAGATTAAGAGAATGTAATTGGTTAGGTTAATGCActgttttcaaatttttatttatttgtgattGATAGATGATAATTGTGGTAATATTAGTCATTGATGGGGTGATCGATCAAGTGGTCATGATCATCTAGAAGATAGGATGGTGTTGAACAATATGTTAACATGCATATGTGTACAAACTAAAAAAGCATGGAAATTGAAAAGGATTTATGTGTGATAGCTTAATGTATATCTTTATAAGCTAAGTTACTCAACATTGTTTTAatgtattttgattttgatgccATTGGAGATACTTCAGTCTGAACAATACAATAGACCGTTTTCAAAATAGAGTGAAGGATCAAGGCCTCAGCGGCAAGGCAGTTCAAGATCACGATCATATGGAGGTAAGCCAGCAGATTAATTAACACGCACCAGTAAATATTTCCTTAAAAAACCCTCGTCTAATTAGCCGAAATGAGAAAAGTATGGTTAATCTCACTTGCTGAGACATATGTAGAGTCCAATGATTGGAACTTTCTACATCTGAgggtgttttttttaatctttatTGGGGTATTTAGTTTTACACCCATTTTTTACAcatgcttttaaaataaacctaCATATTATTTAATTCTAATTTTCTCTCATATATTGTCAATTGAGCTTATAATTGTCTTTCGTTTTAACAAGAATTACATAGGTTGCCACTATTTAAATCTGATTAGTCAACTATAGTGAATTAAAGTCTCCTTTAAATACCTAATTGTAGATTGCTTGTGATTCATTATTATTGCTAAAATTATAGAAATTATGtttgtaattt containing:
- the LOC126795441 gene encoding uncharacterized protein LOC126795441 — encoded protein: MTCWPRALKAEDHVANLRTIFNVLKKYKIRLNPEKCFFGVTTSKFLGYIVSQRGIEANPEKIQAILDMAQPVLKKDVEALQGRLVALSRFISRLTNKCVPFFKLLRRSKSKLIEWTPDYQEAFQGLKDYLAAVPLLSTPQPGEPMYLYLAVSATAVSSALVCHDETKGLPVFYAGRAMNGPKTRYPTLEQLALALIVAARRLGHYFQAHSIHVLTNQPLKQVLQNPDHSGRLSKWAIELTEFDIEYKPRPAIKEQAVVDFIAEMIPRDTTEVVPYDVINPIKISPWNLHVDSSSCAKSSGAGIILSGPGGLELEYALKFNFDASNNVAEYEALIAGLQLALSTGATSINVYSHSQLVVNQIIGSFTAKDEQLAAYLAYATTLLKRFEFYHINQIPRANNARADSLARLATAQPHQCHKDTRVEVLHHPSIYQTLQQVCQVERDQALWMDEIIAFKHNGRLPEDETMAKQLRRRAVRYYLRYNTLYRQGLLNAELRCVTAKEGKQILNEIHNGDCGNHYGSHALAAKTLRTRYYWPTLASDAQELARSCHKCQIHGPIPRLPSEPLSYIVSPWINCLWGIDLIGPLPVGKCQFKWVIVCIDYHSKWIKTAPLTAITTEKVQNFLQRNIFYRHGTPESIITDNGTQFNNDHLITWCKARGTKLKFASVAHPKTNGQVDAR